Within Pseudomonas tructae, the genomic segment CCCTGCTCGGCGTGGCATTGATGACTGTAATCAGCATCTGGCTGGGATTGTCGGTGAACCGCGTCGAGGTTCCCGCGGACTTGAGCCAAGCCATCGACTGGCTGCGCCCTACGGACCTGCTCAACCTTGCCGACCCCGGCCTGCTGGTGGCGGCATTCGCCCTGGCTTTCATTGCCAGCGCCGAAACCCTGCTCTCTGCCGCTGCAGTCGATCGTATGCACAACGGCCAGCGCTCGGACTTTGACCGTGAACTGTCAGCCCAGGGGCTGGGTAACATGCTCTGCGGGCTACTGGGGGCGCTGCCAATGACCGGGGTGATCGTGCGCAGTTCGGCCAACGTCCAGGCCGGGGCGCAGACGCGCCTGTCGGCGATTCTGCATGGCGTCTGGTTGCTGGGGTTCGTGGTGGTGCTGAGCAGTGTGCTGCAGCAGATTCCGGTGGCGAGCCTGGCCGGGGTGCTGGTCTTTACCGGGCTCAAGCTGGTCGACTTCAAAGCCTTTCGCGGGCTGGGACGCTATGGGCGGATGCCGATGATTACCTATGCGGCGACGGCGTTGGCAATCATCTTCACCGACCTGCTCACCGGCGTGCTGCTCGGTTTCGCCCTGACCCTGCTGAAGCTGGCGCTCAAGGCCGCACGCCTGAAGATCAGCGTGGTCAGCCTTGAGCAACCGGGCCATCTGGAACTGCGCCTGAGCGGTGCGGCAACCTTTCTCAAGGTGCCGGCGCTGGCCCAGGTGCTGGAAGGGATTCCATCCGGGACCACGCTGCATGTGCCGCTGGCGAACCTCAGCTACATCGACCACTCCTGCCTGGAGCTGCTCGAGGATTGGGGGCGGGCCAATGCCGGCAAGGGGTCGCGGCTGCTGATCGAGCAGCACCGGCTCAAGCGCCGGGTTGAGGGTCGCGTGCGCACTACGGCTGGCTTGGGGGCTTGAGGTGATTCATCGCGGGGCAAGTCGAAGCGTCGCACCGCCGCTTCGACTTGCCCCGCGATAGGCTTCAAGCGCTCTGATCCAGCTCCAACTCCACACCCAGTTGCCGCGACAGGCACGGCCAGCGCTTCCAGGCGGCTCCGGTATCCGGGCTGCTGAGTTTGTCGCGGTACTGCTCGACCGACTCCAGGGCGAAACTCTCGTCATTGAGCATCTCGTCCACCGAGTGGTGCACCACTTCATCGAGCTGGTTGGCGAACGCCTCGCCGATCAACTGGTGGGCGATCAGGTTGGCCACTGTGGTATCCAGCGGGATCAGGGGCTGATTGAAGTGCTTGATGTACAGATCGTTAACTTCTTCCACCAATCGATGGGCCAGGTACGCCTCGTCCAGCAGGCAGCCCAGACCCAAGTGGGTAGAGGTGATTGCGGGTGGTTGCAGGAAGTACTGCTCGGCGATTTTCAGCACCGGTTTGATTTGCGATTCGATGCCTGCTTCGCGGGCAACGTCGTTGGCCGCTTCCAGCAGCTCAGGAACTTGATCGATGTAAGCGCCGACAAAGCGGGCCAGGGCGCCATTGGCGTCGGCTTCTGGCAGATGAATCGAAGGATGCAGGTGAGGCAGCTGTTTTTCGAGTTGCTCTTTGAGTTGGCCGGTTTCGGTCTCATGTTGACGGGCACGGGTGATCTGCTCGCGCAAAGCGGCGATGTTCATGACAACTCCAGGGTAAAGGCGTGACAAACGGAAGACATAAGGTAGCTCGGATACAAAAATGGCTAAGACGCATTTTGCATAACCATTAATAGATTAATATTCGTCGATTATAT encodes:
- a CDS encoding SulP family inorganic anion transporter, yielding MNKTQVKAALPRELLASVVVFLVALPLCMGIAIASGMPPAKGLITGIVGGIVVGWLAGSPLQVSGPAAGLAVLVFELVRQHGVAMLGPILLLAGLLQLLAGRLRLGCWFRVTAPAVVYGMLAGIGVLIVLSQVHVMFDSAPQPSGLANLLGFAATLTQALEGTGNGWQAGLLGLGTIVIMWGWERLRPQPLRFVPGALLGVALMTVISIWLGLSVNRVEVPADLSQAIDWLRPTDLLNLADPGLLVAAFALAFIASAETLLSAAAVDRMHNGQRSDFDRELSAQGLGNMLCGLLGALPMTGVIVRSSANVQAGAQTRLSAILHGVWLLGFVVVLSSVLQQIPVASLAGVLVFTGLKLVDFKAFRGLGRYGRMPMITYAATALAIIFTDLLTGVLLGFALTLLKLALKAARLKISVVSLEQPGHLELRLSGAATFLKVPALAQVLEGIPSGTTLHVPLANLSYIDHSCLELLEDWGRANAGKGSRLLIEQHRLKRRVEGRVRTTAGLGA